The genome window GATCAGGGCTTCCGCCGGAACGATCCCCAGGCAGCGGCCGGCCTCGTCGACGACGACCGCATCGCCGTCGAGACGTTCGTGGCCTGAGCGCGTGAGGAGGTCCAGCGCTTCCAGCGCCGTGGTCGAGGTCGTCACCGAACGGGGCTCATCGGCGAGCCGCGCTGCGGGTTTCCTGACGTGCAGGGCATGTCCGTAGGGGCCCGCGACCCCCAGCAGGAACCGGTTGCGCGTGATGGTCTGCTGTGGACGGCCGTCTGCGTCGACCAGCACGACGCAGGTGATCTCAGGACCGTCGGTGAAGGTCTGACGGACCTCGTCAGTACTGACATCGATGGGCAACATCGTCGCCGGTGTGATGTAGTCGGTCACCAAAGGCCCGGCGGCGGAGCGCGTTTCGATCACGGGCACAGCCGGATCGCCGGTGTCGACCCAGGTGGACGACGTCCACGAGTTCTCCGGTGGTCGCCAGGTGGTGGGCGCCAGCAGATTGCCCTGACCCAGGGCGATACCGTGATGCCGCAGAAGCGCCAGGTGCTCCTGTCTGTCGACACCCTGCACCACCACTCTGGTGCTGGTGGCCTCGCAGACCTGGCGGACGGAGTCCAGGACGGTCAGCCGGTGGAGTCGCTCCGGAAGGAGCTGCACCAGACGGCGGTCCAGTTTCACCACATCCGGACGCAGGTCCGCCACGAGCTCCAGGGGTACTTCCCCACCGCCGACACGGTCCAGGGCGATGCGAAACCCGAAGTCGCGCAAGGCGTTCACACTGGCCACCAGCCGCTCGCCCAGTCCGCTGACAGGTGGACTGATTTCGAGAGTGACCTCGTGTTCGAGGCGCCCGGCATCGCACAGCGCCTTGCGGACCGCGTCCATCCGCTCGGGAGCGTCGGCGACCGTGCTCGCCAACACGTTGAGGTGCAGCGGCAGGAGCGTCCCGTGTCCGGCGAAGTCGGCTACCGCGTTCGCGGCCAACCGAGCATCCACCTCGGCGAGCAGGCCGTCACGCTCTGCCCTGCCGAACAGCTCATCGAGGTCGCCGCTCGGTGGACACGCCAGTGCCTCCACTCCGACGACGCCGCCGATCCGTACGTTGACCAGCGGCTGATACGCGAAACGCACGTCGTCAAGCGGCACCGACACCTGAGAGATACTGCCCGACCGCACGCCACCCAGCGAGTGGGTTCATGCAGTGTTCACAAACTCATCAGGTGTACGCCTGATCTCCAAGCCCGTGTTCAGGACACAGATTCTGCGAGGCCACACAGGGTGTTGGCGCGCGCACTTTCCGGTCAGGCATCCACTGTCGACCGTCAGCGGAGAGTCGTCGCGATCCGCCCCGAAATCTTGATGAGGAAACAATTCACAAAGCGCAGGCAGCCGAGGACAACATTCCGCAATTTGTGCCTATGCGCGGTGGCGCAACGAAGCGCGAAACACCTCGTGGCTGTCCGCGGCGCGCTCGGCGGCGACCAGGAGCGCGGCGTGCAGGCGAGCCAGCGCGGCGATCGGATCACAACCGCCGCTGCCCTGGCCCGCCCCGGAACGGGCTCGCGGACGGCGGCGGTCATCGATGTCCAACGTCCGCTCGGATACCGCCACCACCAGCCTCTGCAAGCTCAGCAGCGCGTCCGTGACGTCCTCGGCGAGGCCCTCGAGTTCCGCGTCGCCGGCCCGATCGCGCAAGTCCCGGCTCTTGGCGGCCTGCTCCACAGCCGCGATCGCCTGCCTGAGCGAAGCACGCGGGCCACCGGGAGCCTCCGAAGTCATGACCTCTCACCTGACAATCTCGACGGCCGGTCACGCGGTGCTCCCGCCGAAACGATCTGCCCACGTGCTCCTGTCAGCACGCCAGGCAGCCCCGGTCCCCAACAAGCACCTGTCGGTGCGCGGCCGTCGCTATCGATCAGGGCTGCGCCGAGACTCCGCGACGATGGTGCGCCGATCTTGGATTCGCCTCCCCTTTCCTCGATGCAACCGTCACTGTAAGGGTCCATTCGACTACTCAATGTGACTCCAGGGCGCAAGCAAGAACAGAGACTCATGTGGCCTGAATTCGCTCGCCCGTCACCTGGCGGACACCCGGCCCCTTGGTTCCACGCACCTTCGGTGAAAGCCGATCCAGACGCACACGCCGCCGCCAACCGCGTGATCTCGATGTGGGATGGTGTTCCCGACGCCGGTGGGGGCTCGTCGGCCGTGACGCCGACCCACCGAAAGCTGAAGCGTTATCGGTTCTTCCGATCACGTTCACCATGCGCGAGTATCCCTGAAAGCGAAGGCGCCGTGGGGGACCGCTGGAGGGGCACGTGGCCGCAGAGCCGCAGTTGAAGATCAAAAAACCTCCACCTCGTCCTGCGCTCACCTCGGTGCTGGCCCTCGGTCTGGTCGGACTCGTCGTGCTGGTGCTGACGCCTGCCCTGGTCCGATCCGCCCAGCCCGCGCCCGCCGTCACCGTCGTGCGGGGCAAGATGGGCTCGAAGGTCGACTTCTTCCGCGACACCCAGGTCCAGGAGCTCCTGCGGCGCAAGAACTTCGAGGTCATCGTCGACAATTCCGGGTCGCGTGAGGTCGCCACGCACGACGTCGCCCGCTACGACTTCGTGTTCCCGTCCGGCCAGCCCGCAGCCGAAATGATCATGAACACGAACGTGGGCGCCCAGGCCTACGTCCCGTTCGTCAGCCCGATCGTGCTCGCCACCTATCGGCCCTACGCCGAGGCGCTGCACGAGCTGGGCATCGCCACACCCATGAATCCAGACGGCAACAGCCCGCTGTACTACCGGATCGACGTCAGCAGGTTCGTCGAGCTCACCGAGCTGCGCAGGCGCTGGAACGACATCGGCATCCGCGAGCACGGGATCCAGAACAACAACCTGGTGCTGGCCCACACCTCCGACGTGTGCCTGTCCAACTCCGGCGGTACCTACCAGGGTCTGATCGCCTACGCCAAGAACGGGGGCACCGTCGCCTCGTCCGAGGCTGAAGTGGCCGCGCTGGCCGAGTCGATGAAGCCGCTGTACCGGGCACAGGGTGCGCCCACACCGGACCGGGTTCCTTTCTACCTGTCGCCGGAGGGCAAGCGGATCGCGCCCATCGTCGTGATCTACGAGCACCAGTACCTCGCTCACCAGTTGCGGCGCCCCGTGGGACAGCCCGACGAGGACCGGGTACTGCTCTACCCTGCCGATCATTTCGAGACCCAGCCCGCGTTCATCGCGCTCAACGACAACGGCAGGAAGCTCGCCCAGTTGCTGCGCACCGATCCGGAGTTGCGCACGCGGGCGGTGGAGCTTGGTTTCCGCGTGCTCGACGCGGAGCAGGACACCGCGAGCCCGCAGCTGACCCGTCTGCTCAACGATCGTGGGCTCGAAGCGCCGTCGTCGGGCAACGACCACACGCGTGCTTATCTGCCGACACTCGATCTGTTCGAGATGCTCATCACCAGGATCGGCGGTTGCTGATGATGCGGCTGGGCGATCGCGCGGGCGTGCGGCGTCGCGCCGGGCGTCGAAGGCTCTCCGGCGTCGTGCTGTTCGCCGTCCTCGGCCTGGTCGCCGCGTGCACGACGCCCGTGCCACCGCACACGACCCTGCGGGTGCTCGCCTCGTCCGAACTCGCCGACATGGGGCCACTACTGGACGACCTGCGCCGCGACACCGGCATCGAGCTCGTCATGGAGCACCGAGGGACCATCGACGCCACCAACGCGCTCACCCCCGGGGACTACCGGCACGACATCGCCTGGCTGTCCACGGACCGCTACTTCGAGCTGAAGCTCAAGCAGATCGGGTTCACCGGAGAGCGGCCGATCAGCAGCAGGTTCATGTTCTCGCCGCTGGCGATCGGTGTGAAACCGGCAGTCGCCGAGCTGCTCAGAACCACCACGACCGACCAGCACCTCTCCTGGGCGGATCTGGCCGACCTGTCGGCCATGGGAATGGTCCGCTTCGGGATGGCCGACCCGCAGCACGCAGGCAGCGGGCTCTCCGCGCTGGTCGGAGTCGCCACGGCTGCGGCGGGAACCGGCGGCGCCCTGCGCGAGGAGGACGTCAGCTGCGACCGGCTCCGCGGGTTCTTCGCCGGGCGCACCCTCACCGCCGACACCTCGCGCCGGCTCGCCGACTCCTACGCCGGCAACCAGGACGACGCGGACGCCCTGATCAACTACGAGTCGGTGTTGCTTTCCCTGAACGCCAGTGGAAAACTGCGCGAGCCGCTGGAGATCCTCTACCCGCGCGACGGCATCGTCCTCGCCGACTACCCGATGATGCTGCTCGACCCGGCGAAGCGGGACAGCTACGAGACGGTCGTGAACTGGTTCAAGTCCGAGCAGGGCCAGCGCAAGATCATGGAACGGACGCTGCGCCGCCCGCTGGACAGCCAGGTTCCGCGCGACCCGCGGTTCCGGGAGTTCAGCACGAACACCCTGTACTTCCCGGAGCGCAAGGAGACGATCGATCGGCTCGCCGCCGAGTACTCCAGACCGCAGTCGCGCAATCCGTCGCACGTGATATTCGTGCTCGACTTCTCGGCGTCGATGACTGGGCCGCGGATCGCCGCCCTGCGATCGGCGTTCGCCGGTTTCAGCGGTGCCGACCCGTCCGCGGTGGGCAAGTTCGTGCGCTTCTACAAGGGCGAGACGGTCACCATCATGCGTTTCGGCGGCCA of Saccharopolyspora erythraea contains these proteins:
- a CDS encoding vWA domain-containing protein; the protein is MMRLGDRAGVRRRAGRRRLSGVVLFAVLGLVAACTTPVPPHTTLRVLASSELADMGPLLDDLRRDTGIELVMEHRGTIDATNALTPGDYRHDIAWLSTDRYFELKLKQIGFTGERPISSRFMFSPLAIGVKPAVAELLRTTTTDQHLSWADLADLSAMGMVRFGMADPQHAGSGLSALVGVATAAAGTGGALREEDVSCDRLRGFFAGRTLTADTSRRLADSYAGNQDDADALINYESVLLSLNASGKLREPLEILYPRDGIVLADYPMMLLDPAKRDSYETVVNWFKSEQGQRKIMERTLRRPLDSQVPRDPRFREFSTNTLYFPERKETIDRLAAEYSRPQSRNPSHVIFVLDFSASMTGPRIAALRSAFAGFSGADPSAVGKFVRFYKGETVTIMRFGGQVLDERDFTISGQADLEAVQDYIAADRFDQTTGVWSALEAAYAKAAAATRDHPEQPVTIMLMTDGENNAGISLQDFLRNHQARNPAAKAVHTYTVRFGEANPGELDRAARATGGRMVDANATSLSEAFKEIRGCR